A region of the Mus caroli chromosome 7, CAROLI_EIJ_v1.1, whole genome shotgun sequence genome:
GCAGATCTGGGGTGGGGACCCAGGCGGGGGCTCTTGCAGCCACTGCCCGGTGCGGACTGCACGCAGAGACCCATTCCTCCAGGCGCCGAAAAACGAACCACGGAGCCCTCCGCAGCCGACCGGCCTCCCCGCCCCTGACTACCCGCTTCCCGGCTGCCTTTGTGGCTGCACCTTCTAGCTGCCGAGCAGAGAGCCGGCTGGGGCGCGGCGCGCACGGCGGAGCGATGCCCAGCTCGCTGTTTGCAGACCTGGAGCGCaacggcagcggcggcggcggcgggggagGCGGCGGCGGGGGAGGTGGCGGTGGCAGCGGCGGGGGAGAGACTCTGGATGACCAAAGAGCCCTGCAGCTTGCGCTCGATCAGCTTTCCCTGTTGGGGCTGGACAGTGATGAGGGCGCCTCTTTGTACGACAGCGAACCGCGCAAGAAGAGCGTGAACATGACCGAGTGCGTGCCGGTACCCAGTTCCGAACACGTCGCGGAGATCGTAGGGCGGCAAGGTGGGTCCGGCAGGGATGGGGACAGGAGGGGTGTGTAGGATCTCTGGCCACCGCCTCACTGTGAGGGCGGGTGCAAGAACGGGAGCTGTGGCGCGGGGGAGccttggggagggaggaagagccGCGCGATGGGCCGGCGCACTAGACAAAGAAAGTGCAGGCAGGCTGTCTTCCACAGCGGCGCCAGTGCCGCGGCGGGATGCACTTTCTCCTGCTAAAATCACTGCCTTTTCCTCTAGTGCTCCAGACTTAGTCCACTCTAGGaaagatgttttaaatataatatactgGGGGAGGGGACCTTTGGGAGGAGGCAGTATGGGGGAGGGCGTCCGAAGGGACGAGGATTCGGGATTTCTGCAAAGTGTAATGGAATAGAGTCCAGGGAAGGAACAATGGGTCCCAGGACTGCCATTCTCTTAACCCCACCCTTAGTCCTCCAGAGTCTTGGAATCGCGGCTTCTCGGGAGCCCCTGGTCTTCAAGGCAATCAGTGTGCTCAGTTGGATACCAGCAGCATCCCCCTAGATGACTTTTCTGGGGTTCTGCGCTTTGCTTGGGACGACTGCAGTCACCGGGGGAGGGCCAGGCAGCCAATGGACTAATTTATTCCTCGAGCGTTTTGAGGATAGAACGGGCGGTCTAGCTCCTAGCGCGGTTCGGGGTCAGCGAGGGAGACGCCCCCTTTCTCTGGTCGCGTGTTCTGCTGTCCAGCTGCCTTGGGCGCGGGCTGTCCCGGGTCTCCGCGGTTATCCTGGGATAATGGGCGtgtctctttctctatttctcctaCTCCCTCCCTTGAACCCTGGCTCCCAGGTTGTAAAATCAAAGCTTTGAGGGCGAAGACCAACACTTACATCAAGACCCCAGTTCGCGGGGAGGAGCCTGTCTTTGTTGTGACGGGCAGAAAGGAGGATGTGGCTATGGCTCGGAGGGAGATCATCTCTGCCGCAGAGCACTTCTCCATGATCCGAGCCTCTCGTAACAAGAACACGGCTCTCAACGGCGCTGTGCCCGGACCGCCCAACCTGCCGGGACAGACCACTATCCAAGTGAGGGTGCCATACCGCGTGGTAGGGCTCGTGGTGGGTCCAAAGGGCGCCACGATCAAGCGCATTCAAcagcagacacatacatatattgtgACACCCAGCCGAGACAAGGAGCCAGTTTTCGAGGTTACCGGCATGCCAGAGAACGTGGATCGCGCTAGAGAGGAGATCGAAGCTCACATCGCGCTGCGCACCGGTGGCATCATCGAGCTGACAGACGAGAACGACTTCCATGCCAATGGCACAGACGTGGGCTTTGATCTGCATCATGGGTCCGGCGGGTCCGGGCCGGGCAGCCTCTGGAGCAAGCCCACCCCAAGCATCACTCCTACACCTGGCCGCAAGCCCTTCTCCAGCTATCGCAACGACAGCTCCAGCTCGCTTGGCAGCGCATCCACAGACTCTTACTTCGGTGGTGGGACCAGCAGCAGCGCAGCTGCTACTTCACGCCTGGCGGACTATAGCCCTCCCAGCCCTGCACTTAGCTTTGCTCACAAtgggaacaacaacaataacggCAATGGTTACACCTACACAGCGGGGGAAGCCTCAGTACCTTCCCCGGATGGGGGTCCTGAGCTGCAGCCTACTTTCGACCCAGctcctgccccaccacctggGACACCCCTTCTCTGGGCCCAGTTCGAGCGCTCTCCAGGAGGTGGATCTGCAGCACCAGtatcctcttcctgctcttcttcaGCATCCTCATCTGCCTCGTCGTCCTCTGTGGTCTTTCCCGGGGGTGGTGCCAGCAGCACACCCTCCAATGCCAATCTGGGGCTGCTGGTGCACCGCCGACTGCACCCGGGCACCAGCTGCCCGCGCCTGTCTCCGCCCTTGCACATGGCCACGGGGGCGGGAGAGCACCACCTTGCTCGCCGCGTGCGCAGCGACCCGGGAGGTGGAGGCCTGGCCTACGCTGCCTATGCTAATGGGCTAGGGACGCAGCTCCCTGGCCTGCCCTCCTCGGACACTTCGGGCTCCTCCTCGTCCTctagctcctcctccagctcttcctcctcttcctccggGCTGAGGCGCAAAGGCAGCCGCGACTGCTCTGTGTGCTTCGAGAGTGAAGTGATCGCCGCGCTGGTGCCCTGTGGTCACAACCTCTTCTGCATGGAGTGTGCCAACCGCATTTGTGAGAAGAGCGAGCCCGAGTGTCCCGTCTGCCACACGGCGGTCACTCAGGCCATCCGCATTTTTTCCTGAAGGCAGTGCGGGCACGCACTGCAGGGAAGGAGGGTCCTCTCCCTGGACCCTCATTCCCTAGGGCCTACCTGCCCAGACGCCTCTGGTGCCCACCTCTTTCCACCCCACCCTCATCACTCTCAGAGATCCCAGAGGAGCTTGGAAAGCTGTAGTATCcgctcatttttaaaatgtcatttttaaacaaaGGAACTTGCCAGGATCTCTGCATCAGGAGTACTGTAGCCTCCGAACCACCTGAATTGCATGCTCTATAAATAATAGGAACGGCGACATTCTAGTAACGATAGTTTTTACACTGTACTTAATAGGAAGCTTCCAAAAGAAAACCCCAcaagttttccattttcttgaagTAGAAAAATGAACAGTAATTATGAAGATGATTAATAATTGTGCTATGGGATGTGTGGACTGTTTTGTGTGTTTCCCTTTGTGGGTGGGTTCCTACAGCGCTCGTTCTAGAACACAAGTGGATCCTTTTTGAATGTTCATGGAAGGGCCAGGAGTTCTGTACAGCCAGGACCCTGCAGCTTTATTAAAGTTAAAACTGTAACATAtctcttatatattaaaaaaaaacctttaaaagttttaaagagaaattgcATTAATACAGATTgaagtattttattctttttttgacttgaaaaattatatttcatattgCAAAGatgtttacaagtattttaatTTAAGTTCAGTGAACTTTTTTGTAGCTGggttaaatctttttatttttagtatggCCTTAtggcaaagaacactgtcttaTTTTAATAATCACACGATTGTGACGGATTACAAACCATACAATGTATAACGTTTTGAGCAGTATTCTGTTGGGATGGAGATTTTATAGGTTCAGACAAATCTTCTAGATCTGCTTCACCCAGCATATTTTCTATTCAGTGATATAAagcatattttattctatattattacaaaaaatggaaatgtataaaCATGTCAAAAGGAACAGTTGATGCTTTCTAACATTTGTATAAATAGAATTCAGTGCAAATTACAGAAATTCTGTTGCACCGCTATAGTTTTAGTGTTTCtattttaatacatttgtttACCACTCGTTTATGTATATGTAGGTGACGTTACTTGAGCTTAAATGTACTTTACTgagcaaagtttaaaaaaaaacaaagtatattttattttatgataaagGGCCTTTAACCTCATGGTCAAATACTAATATTATATTTGCTGAGACAAGATTTGAAATTGTAtcaagagttttatttttctgacatttaAAGTTCTACATAATAAAGGTAAACTTAAGTAATGGTGCTACTTcattttttaagtatttctatataaataaaacattgaagaaaaatcACTGTTGTATggtgactttattttaaaaaaaagcctcTTGGGGTATAACTTTGaaaagaaccatttttttttcttttctttgtttttgaaaagaactatttttaagtgATAGATGGAGAGGCAGTTTCTAGATATATCATGTAGTTTATCATGAGAGCAGATTCCATTGAGGGGTTGGACTTGTTTGCATGGATGGTGACAGATGACAGTTAGACTTACTTCTCCATTACACACAGCTGACGATGCTTGGGGAGCATGgtcttttgggggggtggggtgggtggggtgggtggggtgggtggggtgggtggtggtgtcCCTAGAACATGGTTACTTTATCAGGAGATGAAACAGAAATGGGAATATTCAAAGAAACGTTTGCATGCTCATCCCACAGGAACCAGTCAACACTACCCAGCAGTATTAGAGAAAATAAAGGGTGGAACTGACAATCAGTttgaatgttaatattttaaagggCTTGGGGCTCAGGGAAATAATAGTCCTGATCAACTTGAGGGTTGGAGAAGTGAGCCCCATGTAGGGCAGTCTCCTTGAGAAGGAAGGGATAGAAGCTCTGTCTGCCAGGGCCTAGCTGGATCTGAGCTTGTGTCTTACCAGGCATCTCTTGGTCAGGCTAATTGGTGTTGACAGGCTGTGTTAACTGTTTGTTGTTGCCCTAGaagagtttctgtttgtttctggcAGCAGCTTCACCAGTCCCTTtgccccatgtgtgtgtgtgtgtgtgtgtgtgtgtgtgtgtgtgtgtgtgtgtttctctgttggGCAAGTAGAAACCAGTTTTATTTGACCTGAACTTTGTCTCCTAAAGACTATTCAAAAATGACTAGACTCTGTCATGGAATTTCTACTCAGCTTCCTGACTGGGCTGCTTCTGGAAAACAGTAAGGGGCAGGAATGTGGTGGGTACATAGTCTAATCTTAGCAGGTGGCTCTAACGAGAAggattatacatatacataatacacatacacatatatatatatacatacatatgtacatatacataaaattatgtatataacatgatatatacgcatttacatatatacacatgtaacaCATATATTATATGGACTGTTCTCTGCCCCTCCATGCTGACATTTGTTCTTAGGGAACACAGTCAGTGTTCCCACAGCTCTGGTCTATTCCAAATGATGACACGGGCATAGCTgcaggtgaaaggagagaaaggagtgtCCCTGCTTAGAGAATTTCTGGCATTATCTTCAACTCTGCAAAGCTCCAGGCTCTGTTTACCTCTTTTGCCTCTCCCTCAGGATAGGACTCAGCTTCGACctggcagggagaggagaggccgTCAGGTCTCAGCCCCCTCTCATTTAGCTGCCTGAAAATGCCTAGAACAGAACCAGAATTCTTTTTGCATTCATATTCTTTAGTATTGTTACTTTGCCTTTCTGTTTTAACCAGTTGACTGCAGATGatacaggagaaaacaaaagctGTGGGCGTTTCCCATCACCAGTTGATGTATTGTTTATTTACTTAGGTAGCTTTTATTGATGTTATAAACTTTACTGTATAAGACTTGAAAATATCTCATGCCAAAGTGAGTGGGACCTCAAGTCTATACAATTCAAGGGACTTCTGTATAGTAACTATAGGCATTAGGTAGGGCGAGAAGCTGTAGGGAAGAAAAGCTGAATTGAGACTGTACTTGGGTGCCTTGCAGAACACCTTTTTctcgtgtgtgtacgtgtacatgtgcatatgtatacatatgtgtacatgtac
Encoded here:
- the Mex3b gene encoding RNA-binding protein MEX3B, translating into MPSSLFADLERNGSGGGGGGGGGGGGGGGSGGGETLDDQRALQLALDQLSLLGLDSDEGASLYDSEPRKKSVNMTECVPVPSSEHVAEIVGRQGCKIKALRAKTNTYIKTPVRGEEPVFVVTGRKEDVAMARREIISAAEHFSMIRASRNKNTALNGAVPGPPNLPGQTTIQVRVPYRVVGLVVGPKGATIKRIQQQTHTYIVTPSRDKEPVFEVTGMPENVDRAREEIEAHIALRTGGIIELTDENDFHANGTDVGFDLHHGSGGSGPGSLWSKPTPSITPTPGRKPFSSYRNDSSSSLGSASTDSYFGGGTSSSAAATSRLADYSPPSPALSFAHNGNNNNNGNGYTYTAGEASVPSPDGGPELQPTFDPAPAPPPGTPLLWAQFERSPGGGSAAPVSSSCSSSASSSASSSSVVFPGGGASSTPSNANLGLLVHRRLHPGTSCPRLSPPLHMATGAGEHHLARRVRSDPGGGGLAYAAYANGLGTQLPGLPSSDTSGSSSSSSSSSSSSSSSSGLRRKGSRDCSVCFESEVIAALVPCGHNLFCMECANRICEKSEPECPVCHTAVTQAIRIFS